A single genomic interval of Lathyrus oleraceus cultivar Zhongwan6 chromosome 7, CAAS_Psat_ZW6_1.0, whole genome shotgun sequence harbors:
- the LOC127107831 gene encoding ubiquitin carboxyl-terminal hydrolase 4, whose protein sequence is MGAAGSKLEKALGDQFPEGERYFGLENFGNTCYCNSVLQALYFCVPFREQLLEYYGNSKSIGDAEENLLTCLADLFSQISSQKKKTGVIAPKRFVQRLKKQNELFRSYMHQDAHEFLNFLLNELVDILEKEAQASKTDPETPAPSEKVANGFKNGHANGPQKEPLITWVHKNFQGILTNETRCLQCETVTARDETFFDLSLDIEQNSSITSCLKNFSSTETLNAEDKFFCDKCCSLQEAQKRMKIKKPPHILVIHLKRFKYMEQLGRYKKLSYRVVFPLELKLSNTVEDADNEYSLFAVVVHVGSGPNHGHYVSLVKSHNHWLFFDDENVEMIDESAVQTFFGSPQEYSTNTDHGYILFYESLGSDNNN, encoded by the exons ATGGGTGCTGCTGGTTCCAAGCTTGAGAAGGCTCTAGGTGACCAATTCCCTGAAGGAGAACGTTACTTCGGTCTTGAAAATTTCGGCAACACTTGTTATTGCAACAGCGTTTTGCAG GCACTGTACTTCTGTGTTCCATTTCGGGAACAACTATTGGAATATTATGGAAATAGCAAAAGCATAGGGGACGCGGAAGAAAATCTTTTGACATGCTTAGCTGACTTATTTTCACAG ATAAGTTCACAGAAGAAGAAAACCGGTGTCATTGCTCCCAAGCGATTTGTACAGAGGTTGAAAAAACAGAATGAACTCTTTCGTAGCTATATGCATCAG GATGCCCATGAATTCTTGAACTTTTTGCTGAATGAACTTGTCGACATTCTGGAAAAAGAGGCTCAGGCATCAAAGACTGATCCAGAGACACCAGCACCTTCTGAAAAGGTTGCAAATGGATTCAAGAATGGACATGCTAATGGGCCTCAGAAAGAACCTTTAATTACTTGGGTACACAAAAATTTTCAG GGAATACTCACCAATGAGACGAGGTGCTTGCAATGTGAAACTGTGACAGCTAGGGACGAAACATTTTTTGACCTGAGCCTTGATATTGAGCAAAACAGTTCAATTACAAGCTGTTTGAAAAATTTCAGTTCCACCGAGACTTTGAATGCTGAGGACAAATTTTTCTGCGACAAATGCTGCAG TTTGCAAGAAGCTCAGAAGAGAATGAAGATAAAGAAACCGCCTCACATTCTGGTCATTCATCTCAAGCGGTTTAAATACATGGAACAGCTTGGCCGGTACAAGAAGCTATCTTACCGGGTTGTTTTTCCCCTTGAGCTGAAGTTGAGCAACACTGTTGAAGATGCAGATAATGAGTATTCTCTGTTTGCAGTAGTTGTTCATGTTGGGAGTGGTCCCAACCATGGACATTATGTCAGCCTTGTGAAAAGCCATAACCACTGGTTATTTTTTGATGACGAAAACGTGGAGATGATTGATGAGTCTGCTGTGCAAACTTTCTTTGGATCACCACAGGAATACTCAACTAATACAGACCATGGGTACATTTTGTTCTATGAGAGCCTTGGCTCTGATAACAATAACTAG